The sequence GGCTTGCCGCTCGGCCGCCGACGCGGCGCGCACGCGCGACTCCGCGCCCGAGCGCGAGCGCGTGTCGAGCAGTGGCGCCTCGATCGGGAGCAGCCGGGCGAGCACGAGGCCCTTCTTCACGGCGTCGCCCGGCGCGAGCTCGATGCGCGCGACGTTCGCGAGGAGCGGCGCGGACACCACGTAGCGGTCTTTGATGCGGGTGGTGCCGTCCTCGTCGACGGTGACGGTCATCGCGCCTCGCGTGACGGGCGCGAGCTCCACCGGGAGCGGCTTGGGGCGCATGGCCCACACGACGAGGGCGACGGCGCCCGCGCCCCCGAGGCCGAGTGCGACTCGGCGCGCGAGGAGAGAGAGAGCGCGGCTCTTGGCGGTGGCTGACGGGTTCGGCGACATGGATCATTCCCGGGTCTTGAGGACACCAATGAGGTCGAGCGCGTCGATGCGCCGTCGCACCGCGAGAGCGCTCGCGGCGGACGCGGCGACCACCACGAGCGCCGCCAACAGGTACGTGCGCGTCGAAATGACGAGGTGGAACCGGTACTGCTCCGGGTCGACCGTGCTCAGCATCGCGACGGCGAGCGCGCGCCCGAGGAGCGCCCCGAGCGGCAGGGCGAGGACGACCTGAAGCGCGAGCTCGCCGAGCAGGATGGACGACACCTCGGCCCGCGTGAAGCCCAGTACGCGCAAGCTCGCGAGCTCGCGCGCGCGCGACGAGAGCGCCACGCGCGCGTTGTTGTAGACGATCCCCACCGCGATGATGGCCGCGAACAGGGTGATGATGGTGGTAAAAACACTCATGGATTCAGCCATTTGGCGCTCGATGGCCGCGAGCGTCTCGCCGCGCTTTCCCACGCCGGCCACGTTGCTCATGGCGCGCAGCCTCGCGTCGAGCGCCGCCTCCTCGCGTGGGTCGGTCTGGAGGTACACCGACGAGATCGTGGGCTCCTCGCCGAGCAGGTCGGCCACGGTCTCCAGGGGGGCGTAGGCCGCGAGGCCCGCGAGGTCGTCGATGAGGCGGACGACACGCAGCGATCCGCGGGCGTGGCGGCCGAGGAGCACCTCGACCTCCAGGAGATCACCCACGTGGAGGCCGAGGACCTCGGCGAGCTTGCGGCTCACGACGAGGCCCGAGGCCTCGAGCGGGACGTACCGCCCGGGCCACTCCACGACGCGGCGCAGGTCGGCGCCGGGGAGCTGGCCCGTGAGGCCGCCGTCGCGGAACTTGCGCCCGCTACGGAAGCGCACGGGCACCGCGCGCTCCCCCTCCGCGTGCCGCACGCCCGGTAGGCTGCGAAAAGACTGGAGCTCGTCGACGCGCACGGGGCGCCGGAGCGCGACCGAGAGGTCCTCGCGCGTCATCATGCCAAACTGCATCTTGAGGAGCTCGTCGACCGCGTCGGACTGGAACCTCCCCACCACGACGATGGCCATCGAGAGCGCGATGCCGAACGCGGACAGCGAGAGCCGCCACGGCCGCCGGAGGGTCTCGCGCGCCACCATGCGCGCCGAGGACGAGAGCAGCTGGAGCACACCGAGGCGGTCGGCGAGCGACGTGCCGAACAGCGGGGGCGGCGGAGGGTTCATCGCCTCGACCGGCGAGAGGCTCGCGACGGCGCGCACCGTGCGCAGCGCGCCGACGAGCGCGGCGGCGAGGGTGGAGAGCACGGCGATCGCCACGGTGCGCGCGTCGAGCGCGAACTCGAGGGCCGGGAAGCGGAAATAGGGCTGGTAGATCTGCGTCCACGCGCGCCCGACCCACGCGCCGACGGGCACCCCGAGCGCGGCGCCCACGAGCACGACGACCACCACGAGCTGGAGAAAGTGCAGGCCGATCTCGCTGCCGTGGTACCCGAGCGCGCGCAGCACGGCGATCTGGTTTCGCTGGAGCTCGACGACGCGCGCGAGCACCACGTTGAGCAAGAACGCCGCCACCCCGAGGAAGATGACGGGGACCGCCGAAGAGAAGCCCTCGAGCTGGGCGAGCTCGCCGGTGACCGTCCGGTGTGAGGGCTGGCTCTTGCGTGCGTAGGCGCCGCGGCCGCCGAAGGGGACGAGCGCGCGGTCAAGCTCGGTCACGACCCCGTCGACCGAGGCGCCGGGCTGGAGGCGGACCGCGACGTCATTGAACGCGCCCTCCATGCGGCACGCGGAGGCGAGGGCGGGCTCGCTCATCCACAGGACGCCGCTCCGTCTGTCGTCGGGCGCGGACATCATCTCGGAGAGCGTGAACACATGCTCGGGCGAGAGCCCCACGCCCACCACCCGCAGCACGCGCAGCTCGCCCTCGATCACGGCGCTTACCGTGCTTCTTCCTGGTTCGAGCCCGTGGGCCTTCGCGAACGGCTCGCTCACCACCACCTCGTCGGTGCGCGTCGGATCGGGGAGGCGCCCGCGGCGAAGGTAGACCGCGTTCAGCGCCGGTACGCCGCTCGGCGGGAGCGACGAGAGCACGGCCGAGGCCGGCTCGCGGAGCGCGGGCATCGAGATCGCGACCCTCGTGACGATCCTCGTCTCCACCGTCTGAACGCCGCGGATCTCCTCGATGCGCGCCTTGGCGGAGCGCGGCGCGCGCTCGAGCGGCGCCCACGCGTCGGCGAACCGGTGGGCCTCGTAGAAGCGATCCTTCGCGCCCTCGATCGCCCGGAAGGTGCCCACGGTCGCCACGTAGGACGTGACCCCACACGCCACCACGAGCGCGATGGTGAAGAGCTGGGCGCGGAGCTGCACGAGATCGCGCAGGAGCTTCCGCGACAGGGCCCTGATCACCACGAAATATGCTCCGCGGCGGCTCTCGTGGGGTTCGTGGTTTCGCTCTTCACGAGGCCGTCGGAGAGCACGATCACCCGATCGGCCATGGCCGCGATGGGGGCGTTGTGGGTGATGACGGCGACCGTGGTGCCGAGCTCTCGGTTCACGCGCTCGATGACCGAGAGCACGAGCCGCCCGGTCGTACAGTCGAGCGCGCCGGTGGGCTCGTCGCAGAGGAGCACGTCGGGGCGCTTCGCCACGGCCCGCGCGATCGCCACGCGCTGCTGCTCGCCGCCGGAGAGCTGCGCGGGGAAATGATCCATCCGCCCGCCGAGGCCCACGAGGGCGAGCGCGGCCTCGGGGGTCATCGGGTCGTCCGACAGGTCGCAGACCAGCTGTACGTTCTCGCGCGCGGTGAGGCTCGGGATGAGGTTGTAGAACTGGAAGACGAACCCGACGTGCTCGCGTCGATAGCGCGTGAGCTCGCGCTCGTCGGCGCCTCCGAGGACCCTGTCGCGGTAGCGGATCTCGCCGCGGGTGGGCGCGTCGAGGCCCCCGAGGAGGTTCAGCAGGGTGGACTTGCCGCTGCCGGAGGCGCCCAGGAGGACCACGATTTCGCCCGGGACCAGCGTGAGATCCACGCCACCGAGCGCGTGCACCTGGACGGCGCCCATCGTGTAGGTTTTTGTGAGCCCGCGCGCTTCGAGGACGGGGCCCGCGGGGGACGGCGGGGAGGGCACGGGCCGATCGCAGCACATCGCGTGCCCAGCGGGCTGGCTGGGCGAAGCGGCGCCAAGGGAGCGCACGCCGTGCGCGCCGCGCAGAGTCTGCGTTCGCGTTGATCGCGACACCTCGCCTTCGGCTCGGGGCCGCCTTAGACGTCCGTTCGCCCCCTCGGCGCTCAGTTCCAGGTTCTTGGTCACCGCCGGAGCGTTGCCGTACGATCCGGCAACCGATGTCGATCGATCCGGCCTCCACCGCTCTCTCCGCGCTCACGACCGCCCTCGACGGCCGCCCGGAGGTGTGGGAGACGGTGCGGCGCCGCTGGCGCGAGGACGGCCTCGGTGCGCTCTCCGGGGCCTCGTCGATGCCCGAGAACGTCCGGATGCTCGTCGACGAGCTCGGGGTCGCGCTCTCCGACGCGGCCGAGGCCGACGCGAGCGCTCTGGCCGAGCTTTTCGATACGCGCGTGGGGCCCGCCCTGCTCGCGTGGTGCACGGCGTGCTCCGGCCGCCGCGACCTCACGCTCGCGCCGCTGCTCCGCCGGGCCTTCGCGTCCGGGACGCTCCCCGAGGCTGCCCTCGTGGACGCCGTGCGCGCCCGCGTGGTCGAGGGGCCGCTCCAAGACGCGCTGGCGTGCACGCCCCTGCTCGGCACCGGCGAGGCCCTCGTGCTCCCCGAGAACGCGCAGGCGCTCGCGCGCCTCCAGCTCCTCCTGTGGGAAGCGGGGGCCAGCGCGCTCTCCGTGCCCGAGCTCGGCCCCTGGCTCTGGGGGACCACCTCCACGTTCGAGGTGATGATCCACCAGCCCGCGCGCGGCTCGCTCCGTGGGCGCGTGCTCGCGGCGCGGTGCCTCGAGGTGGGCGTGACCGGCATGCCGGCGACGACTTCGCCCCAGCTCGTGGGGCGCACGCTCCAGCTCCTTCAGCCCCTGCTGTTGCACCCCGAGCCGCTCGTGTGGGTGCACGCAGCGCGCGCGCTCGGGCGCCTCACGGGGCCGGTCGAGCAGCTGCAGGGCACGCTGCTCGACTGGGTGCAGGGCTCCTCGCTCATCCTGCGGCAGCGCGCGATGACGGCGTTCGCCTCGCTGCCGGCCGAGCGCTTCGGGTTCCTCGCCGGCCAGCTGATCGCGATCATCAACTCGCGCGACGAAGAGCCGTGGGTGCTCGCGGCGATCGCCGCGGCGACGCCCTACCTCTTCTTCGAGCGCCGAGACATCTGGAACCGGCTCGCGAAGCGAATCTTGAAGGGAGACGGCGGCGCCATCACCGCCCGCGCCCTCGCCCGTGGTCTCGGCGCGCTGTTTCGCCGCGAGACGCGCGACCCCGAGATCGTCGCGCCGCTCCGCGCGCTCCGCGCGATGGCCCGCGCCGCGCGTCCAACCTCGCTCGACGAGGTGCGCCGGTGGATCGAGGTGACCGCCGTCACGGACGTCCTCGACGCCGCCGAGCGCGATCCCCTCGACATCGAGCTCGGCATCGAGAACCTCGCGCGGCTCGCAGCGCAGTACGACGACGAGGAGGCAGACGGTCGCGCGGCGCGGTTCGCGAGCTCCCTCACGTCCACGTTCCACGAAGCGAAGAAGCTCGCGCTGGGGCGCGCAAAGCTGCGCCAGCGCGCCGCCGCGGTCAACGCGGTCGAGGGCGCGGCCCGGACGTTCGCGCTCCGCCTGTGGGCGCCGATGCTCGCGACCCACCCCTCAGGCGAGGCCCTCGACGAGCCCAACCTCGACGAGACCTGGAAGGCCATCGCGCAGGCGCCGGCCGAGATCCTGGACCTCGTCAAAGAACGTCGCCAGGGCGAGGGCGGGGCCGATCCGGAGCAGACCGCGCTGCCGCTCGAGGTGCTGGCGGTGCGGCTCGGCGGGTACGCTCTCGACGCCTGCGGGGAAGACGCGGAGCTTGGCCCGGGGCGCGGCCCCACGGCCCACGACACGTGTCTCTGGCTCCGCAAGATCGAGGGGCTCGCCGACGGCTCGCGCGAGCTCTCCGGGCCCCTGAAGAGCGCGCTCAGCGCGCTGTTCTGGCGGCTCGTCGACATCACGCGCGGCACGGCGCTGGGCGAAGTCGACGACGTGCGCTGGCTCGGGCCGTTCGCGGCCTGGTGGGGCCTCATCATCGATCGCCCCGCGATGCTTCTGCAGCTCGGCATCGCGCTCCCCATGATGTCGCCCGCCGCGCTCGACACCTGCTGTGGGCAGGCCGAGGCGCTGCGCACGGCGGTGGCGTCGGGCTCCCCCGATGGGGCGTGGGGCGCGGCGTCCGCCCAAGCCCTCGCGAAGCTCCACGCCGAGGACACCGAGCTCGCCCACGCGCTCGCGGCGCTCGCGGAGAGCCTCGCGGCTTTCGGCCAGGCGAGCGGACCGCGCGCCGATCTCGACGCCATGGCGCTCGAGCTCGTGCTCGCGGGTGATCGACTGCACGGCGCGCTCGCCGATCCGGTGAAGGCGCTCCACCCCGCCACGGCGGGCAGCGCGCAGGACTCGCTCACGCGGAGCGCCACCGAGAACGCGCCCCGCGTGGCCGCGCTGGTCGCGCGCGCCGTGCGGGCCCGGGAGCTGTCGATGCTCGACGTGTGGTTCGCGTCGCTCGGACCGGTCGCCTCGGCGCTGCTCGAGGCCGCCGTGCGCGGCGCGATCTCGCGGACGCCCGCGCCCGCGTCGCCGAAGAAGCCCGAGCGAAAGTCGATCGAGGGCTACGAGCTCATCAAGCCCCTCGGCGAGGGTGGGATCGGCACGGTGTGGCTCGTCCGCAAGCCAGGCGCCGATCGGCTCTTCGTCCTCAAGATCCCCAAGGCGGACGCGCTGGCCAACGCCACCGACGTCGAGCGCGAGGGCATCCTCACGTCCTTCGTGGAGGAGGCCCGGGTGCTCGCCGGGCTCTACCACCCGAACGTCGCCAACATCATCGATCGCGGCGTGTCGAACGGCGTGCCGTTCCTCGTGCTCGAGTACCTCATCGGCGCCGATCTCAAGGAGTACGCGTCGGCCGGGCTCATGACCCTCCCCGAACTGCGCCAGGTGGTGCTCGACTCGTGCGCGGGGCTCTCGGCCCTCCACACGGCCGGCCTCGTCCACCGCGACGTCAAGCCGGCCAACCTCTGGCTGCGCCTGCCTCTCGCTGGCGGAGTGCGCTTCGACCCCGCGAAACACCGCGACTCGTCGCTCGTTCACCCGCTGGCTACCGTGGTCATCGACTTCGGCATGGTGCGCGCGACCCGCGTTCCCGCCGACGCGGGCGGACGCTTCGTCGCAGGGACGGCAGGCTACATCGCGCCCGAGCAGGTCCTCGATCCTGTGGAGCTCGACCCCCGCTCGGACGTGTACGCCCTCGCGGGCACCCTCTACACCGTCACCACTGGGCGGGCGTTCTTCGACGAGATCGAGAGCCAGCGCGAT comes from Myxococcales bacterium and encodes:
- a CDS encoding ABC transporter permease, which produces MVIRALSRKLLRDLVQLRAQLFTIALVVACGVTSYVATVGTFRAIEGAKDRFYEAHRFADAWAPLERAPRSAKARIEEIRGVQTVETRIVTRVAISMPALREPASAVLSSLPPSGVPALNAVYLRRGRLPDPTRTDEVVVSEPFAKAHGLEPGRSTVSAVIEGELRVLRVVGVGLSPEHVFTLSEMMSAPDDRRSGVLWMSEPALASACRMEGAFNDVAVRLQPGASVDGVVTELDRALVPFGGRGAYARKSQPSHRTVTGELAQLEGFSSAVPVIFLGVAAFLLNVVLARVVELQRNQIAVLRALGYHGSEIGLHFLQLVVVVVLVGAALGVPVGAWVGRAWTQIYQPYFRFPALEFALDARTVAIAVLSTLAAALVGALRTVRAVASLSPVEAMNPPPPPLFGTSLADRLGVLQLLSSSARMVARETLRRPWRLSLSAFGIALSMAIVVVGRFQSDAVDELLKMQFGMMTREDLSVALRRPVRVDELQSFRSLPGVRHAEGERAVPVRFRSGRKFRDGGLTGQLPGADLRRVVEWPGRYVPLEASGLVVSRKLAEVLGLHVGDLLEVEVLLGRHARGSLRVVRLIDDLAGLAAYAPLETVADLLGEEPTISSVYLQTDPREEAALDARLRAMSNVAGVGKRGETLAAIERQMAESMSVFTTIITLFAAIIAVGIVYNNARVALSSRARELASLRVLGFTRAEVSSILLGELALQVVLALPLGALLGRALAVAMLSTVDPEQYRFHLVISTRTYLLAALVVVAASAASALAVRRRIDALDLIGVLKTRE
- a CDS encoding ABC transporter ATP-binding protein, whose translation is MCCDRPVPSPPSPAGPVLEARGLTKTYTMGAVQVHALGGVDLTLVPGEIVVLLGASGSGKSTLLNLLGGLDAPTRGEIRYRDRVLGGADERELTRYRREHVGFVFQFYNLIPSLTARENVQLVCDLSDDPMTPEAALALVGLGGRMDHFPAQLSGGEQQRVAIARAVAKRPDVLLCDEPTGALDCTTGRLVLSVIERVNRELGTTVAVITHNAPIAAMADRVIVLSDGLVKSETTNPTRAAAEHISW
- a CDS encoding serine/threonine protein kinase; amino-acid sequence: MSIDPASTALSALTTALDGRPEVWETVRRRWREDGLGALSGASSMPENVRMLVDELGVALSDAAEADASALAELFDTRVGPALLAWCTACSGRRDLTLAPLLRRAFASGTLPEAALVDAVRARVVEGPLQDALACTPLLGTGEALVLPENAQALARLQLLLWEAGASALSVPELGPWLWGTTSTFEVMIHQPARGSLRGRVLAARCLEVGVTGMPATTSPQLVGRTLQLLQPLLLHPEPLVWVHAARALGRLTGPVEQLQGTLLDWVQGSSLILRQRAMTAFASLPAERFGFLAGQLIAIINSRDEEPWVLAAIAAATPYLFFERRDIWNRLAKRILKGDGGAITARALARGLGALFRRETRDPEIVAPLRALRAMARAARPTSLDEVRRWIEVTAVTDVLDAAERDPLDIELGIENLARLAAQYDDEEADGRAARFASSLTSTFHEAKKLALGRAKLRQRAAAVNAVEGAARTFALRLWAPMLATHPSGEALDEPNLDETWKAIAQAPAEILDLVKERRQGEGGADPEQTALPLEVLAVRLGGYALDACGEDAELGPGRGPTAHDTCLWLRKIEGLADGSRELSGPLKSALSALFWRLVDITRGTALGEVDDVRWLGPFAAWWGLIIDRPAMLLQLGIALPMMSPAALDTCCGQAEALRTAVASGSPDGAWGAASAQALAKLHAEDTELAHALAALAESLAAFGQASGPRADLDAMALELVLAGDRLHGALADPVKALHPATAGSAQDSLTRSATENAPRVAALVARAVRARELSMLDVWFASLGPVASALLEAAVRGAISRTPAPASPKKPERKSIEGYELIKPLGEGGIGTVWLVRKPGADRLFVLKIPKADALANATDVEREGILTSFVEEARVLAGLYHPNVANIIDRGVSNGVPFLVLEYLIGADLKEYASAGLMTLPELRQVVLDSCAGLSALHTAGLVHRDVKPANLWLRLPLAGGVRFDPAKHRDSSLVHPLATVVIDFGMVRATRVPADAGGRFVAGTAGYIAPEQVLDPVELDPRSDVYALAGTLYTVTTGRAFFDEIESQRDRIIAHMRRDPLEDASRLHPFPARVARLLRAATLRDPAHRPTPLEFGREFAASI